ATAACATTGGAAGGGCATCATCAGGGAGCATCATCTCGAGCTCAATGACTCTGAGCCATCCATCATCTCCCTCTGGATCAACCTCCTCCATCTCCCAGACGAAGAGACTGGACTCCACTCTTGCAAATTCCAATTCACCATCCTCCATCGTCATGAGCACTGCAAAGTTTGCATAGCCTCCAGATATCTCAATAAAAGACGAATCTCCTGCGGCCAAATCATACTTGAGAATGCCACTGGTCTCTTCGAGCACAAAATAGAGTGCATTCCCTACAAGGGCAGTGCGCGCCCTATTGGGAAAATACTCCAGGAAGTCGGGACCATTGGTCGGTTCGCTCCAGGCGCCAGCCTCCGATGAGTAGACGTACACAATTATCTGCTCGGCGATTACATCGATGAAGACCACGAGGAAGGGGCCGTGGTGGCAGTCCAGGTGGTCGCAGGCGCCGTGGGCCGCGCAGAGCACCGCCGCCTTCCAGATGTAGGGCCAGGGGTCGTCCAGCGGCAGCGCGGGCAGCTCCCGCCGCTCGTCCGTCATGGGGTCCCAGACGACGAGGTCCGATCCGGGCTCCCTGCAGAGGAGGACGCGGCCGTGGCGGGCGTCGAGCGCGAGCCAGCCGCGGTGGTCGGCGACGGGCGGGCggaaggaggaggtggggacgAAGCGGGCGACCTCGTTGCCGCCGTCGTCATCCGTGAGGTTGCAGACAAACCCCCAACATCGGGGGAGCCGGTGGGACTCGCGGAACCTGCGGCGGAAGCGACGGTCGGAGACGAGGCGGCACCAGCGCCGGAGTGATATAAACAACGGCGAAGAATATGAACATGATACAGCATTTAACGTGAAAAACGTGAAAAACCCTTCCAAtgcgaaaaaaaattacagacgCCAGCCAACAAATCTTTACTATATCAGGTGTGTGTTTATAATGTCTAGCGGCAGCTTATAAGAAGAATAATCGGATTGATATTCTTTGGTGCAGTCTATGGATTAGATATTTAGGAGAGTCACATAGTCTTCTCAACTTCCACTAAAAATATGGGATTAAAAATTTACACCACATAGACTTTTGGGATTTATTTTGAATAACTCAAATACTTAATGAGTCTAGCCCAAATTCCAATAATTTCCCACCAAATTTCAAATACCAATTTAAAAAGCCTTTTCTTATGTAATAAATTTGGGCCACAGTATAACACGGAGGAGCACCTCCTCGACGAGCTCCCTCCATCAGCACCGCCATGCTTCGCAGCTTTGTTGGTCGGTCcccagagcggcggcggagcgagggTTTGGCCGGCCGAGAGTGAGCGGTCGGAGTGGCGATCTGCTTGgggcgtgccgccgccggctagTCCGGTTGAACCAGGTGGGGGAGAGGCTCTGCCAGGTGGGTCCCATGACGTAGCGGGTGGGGGATACAGCTGGCTACTTAAGCAGCATGGAACTGTTTCAGCAGCTGTGCGCAGAATAAAAGTTAAAACAATTAAAACTCGCTCTCGTAGGATTTGATTAGGCCACTACCCCTCACGCAGTGCCTTTGTAAAATACACTTAGAGTAAAGGGACAAAAGCAAAGTCCACATCAGCAAAACTAGTGCATAAGATCGATTTTCCGATAATTCTATATAGAATTTGATTCATTCCATTTTGGATGCAGCTTTCCCCTACTTTATGTCATTTAATCGACCATAATATTTTTGTGTGTTGCAGTGCATTCAACAACCATCAGGGAGCATGGTATGTGGTTTCTATGTTGCAATTAACATGTTGAGCCTAGTGTCTAACATGAAAACCTATAAAAATTCTGCTATATGTACTCTTCACAGTGTGTTTATACATCTTTCACTTATTTTATTCATTTATGATTTGCCGATATACATTTTTATTAAGCATGCTATTCTACAGGATTATAAAGCTGCAGTGCTATGTGAATTCATTGTCAAGGATGTCATCCCACCGGACAGCAGGTTCTACCACGCTCTAGTTTAGAAATTGtacagtactccctccgttccaaaatataggtcgttttgatatttttagattcatatattttattatatagctagacatatgttatatctaggtGCTTAGCAAACACTACGAATCTAGAAAGGCAGCGTATCCTATGGAAACCAGTCATGCTGTGCAAATTTTAGAAACTCCAATCAAGACCACATAATACTGATCCGATGGGTAGAAACAGGAGTGGGTTATTTTTGCACTTAAATCCCCAACTCATCTCATCCTAATCCCAAATATTGCAAATCACCCCCAAGTCGATTCCCCATCGTTTCGTCTGGCGCCGAGTCGCGGTCTATCTGGCCTAGCGGGCGTTGGGCGCCTGACCTAGGGAGATTGCGGGCGGAGGGAGCCGCCGGAGCGCTCCTCCTCCAAGGAACACCGGCATCAATTCGTTTGGTCGCCGGAGCGATGGATCGCGTTCATGTGCCCTCCGCTCGTCGCTTTGTGTGACACCGCCCCGCGTCGATTCGCCTGGCCACCGCTCCCTGCGCCCCTATCCGCGAACCAGCCGATGAGGCGTCATCTACGGCCCGCCGAGGTGCGCCTCCCGCCGAGGCcgctcgccgccatggccgcgccccCACCCGTGCGCCTCCAGGACTCCATCCCTCCATGTGCGCCTCCCGCCGAGGTGCACTGCCTGCCGTTTGAATTGGAGTCCGGCGACACTACGGAGTCCAGCCGTGGTGCGCCACCATGGAGTGCCTGGTTGTCTAGTTGACTGGTTCCGAACCTCCAAGAATAAGAACAGAGGCATCGGCCAATTGGTTTCTCCGTGGGGAGCAATAAAATGGCACTGAGCTCTGAGCACATTGTACAACAGGTCAACAACACTGCATAAGGTAGAGCTAGATTGAATCAAACTCTTGACAGTTTGGGCACTCAGACGGAACGACAGTCGCGAAGCAGCCGGAGTAGATGTCGAGCATCTTCACCAGGTCCGTGGCGCTGGCCGTCCACACATGCCGTGTGGAGCCGGCGACGCCTCGTGGAGTTTCCCCTCCCGCCACAAGCTCTTCACCAGCAGCACCTTGGTGGGTGCGTCGGAATCAGGGGTGGCCGGAGGACTCCAGTGCGGCGGATCACGGGCAGGAGGCAGCGTCGCCGGATCACGGGTGGGCTCGGAGGATCATGGGCAGCGGGGACTCatggacgggcggcggcggcgccgaatcgcggtgggcggcggcgactgcaACACAGGCAACACTAGACGTGGAATCGACTTGGGGTGATTTGCAAAATTTGGAATTAGGATGGGATGAGTGGGGGGATTTAAGTGCCAAAATAATCCATCTCTGTCTCTAGCCATCGGATGAGCATCCTATGGTTTTGATTGAAATTTCCAAATTTTGCACAGGATAGCTGATTTCCATAGGATACGCTGccatctagaaaagccaaaacaacctacattttggaacggatggagtacttGTGATTCTATCATTTGCTTACCAATTTGAACATGATGTACATGTACATGTAACCGTTTTTATTTATATTAGGTTACTGTGTTTATTTTTATTAGGTTACAGGATAGAGTTTTGAGAACAGTTGATGATATGTTAGGCAATGTAAAATTCAGATAGAGGCCGCACTGTAAAGATGTATGATATGTGATAACATGAGATGACAGATTTATGTTAGGTTCCTTCTTTGTAAACCTGAAggtattgcttttgtggagcaTACAGAATATACTACTTGCAGGTTTAAGGTGGCCGCCAATCCTGCCTGGTTCCATAATGCAGCCTGAAAATGGGGTAGACCAATTGGGCTGACTGAACTAACGGGCATCAACGACTGACAACCGTAACCTAACAAACATCATTAGTAACGGACAGCAAGTTGTAACAGTTATATATGAAGAACACACCAGTAACGGATGTCAAATAAATCCGTAACCATTGACAACTCATTAGTAACATATGTGGAATAAAGACCGTTACTATAACTGATAGTGGGCCCGATTGGACAAGCCGCTCAGGGTCATTGATAACTATTACCAGTATCAGACTACTAGGGGCAGCCGTTACTgataaggccttgtttagttgtaagatttaaaatttcaaaactatcacatcgaataaaatttttgcattgagtattaaatctaaatgaaataaaaaactaattgcatagtttgcttgtaaattactagacaaatctaatgagcctatttacacgagcaactaaacaaggcctaaattGTCATATGTAATGGGCGTAAAATTATGCCCGTTACTACGTCATTGGTAATTGTTATCAGTAATGCTCTACTGAAGAGCGCCGTTACTAATAAATAGCAATAAATGCCTGTTACGagaactgacagtgggccctATAGGACAAGCCGTGTGGTGTCATTGGTAACCTTGATCAGTAACGGACGTTATACATCACCCATTACTTTTTTACGTCGCTAATAACAGGCTTTTCCCGTTATCGATGCTAGGTCATTAGTAACCCGAAAATGGTAGAGATTGCTATACCTGTAATATCCCATAAATTTTTACAGAAtattaaattttcaaaaaatgtggattttcaaaAACTTTCTGTGTAATTGTGAAAATAGCAAGAATAATGTAAGGATGGCTTCTCTTTCTCTCAAATTTCTTAGAATTTAAAAACTCAATTAAATGTAAGGACTATAATGTTAGTGTGATTTATTTGGAGTTATTTGGGTTTAATTTGGCTCTACCATGTTTAATTTGGTTTAAATGGTTTTTGTTTGAAAACTGTGTGGAATTCAATTTGAATTGAGCTATtcaaattgaattcaaatactaACACAAACCCCTAACCCTGGTTGGGCTCCAATCTACCTAAGGCCCTAAACCTTCCCAGCTGGCCCAAAACCTCTGCCTGGCCTGCTTACGCGCTCGGCCTGCCACCAGCCCGAGCCGATCGCCCGGGCCCAATCTCGCGTCGCGGCCCGCTAGCACACTACAAATTGACACCCCCTTTTGCAACGGATAGATGGCAACACATAATTTATTTGTTGCAAGGAATAAGACAGCAATGTTTACTAAACCATTGGAAGCATATCCACTAAGACAGCAACGTTTACTAAACCGTTGGAAGCATATCCGCGCTCCTATGTGCCTTTGTCAGCTATGCGGGACTTagtgtttttttaatttttttttttacaacaaGCAAGCTCTTTTGATGCGCTGTGTATGAGGTTGATGATTAATAAAATAATATACACAGGTGCTGTCGACAAAAAAAGGGCAAGACACAGGTTCGAACCCACGATCCCCAACATGTTAAACTCTTCTCTACCATTAGACTACACACATATTTGTGCTTAAAAGTAGGTCATTGACATTTTTTATTTCAGAACCTTGTTATGGGGTGCACAAAAAACTTCGTAACTTTCTTATATGACTTGCAATCAGGGCCGGCTTAAGGGGGAGGGCAGCCGGGGCGATAGCCCGGGCTCACGGAGGAGGGGGGCCCAACATCTAGTATGTTGTAGGTACTAGGTAGTAGTACTTGACTCAATTCGGAGTATACGAGCCCAGGCATGCAGGTTTTTCAGCAAATGTTAGGAGTCCCCACGTGTGACTGGCAATCAAACTATCACACATGACGGAATAATCTTTTGATTTTGGAAAATTGAACCATGTTAAAAAAGTGTTCCTATTTTTTATATGTACCACAAATTGATATATTGGGCCAATCTAACTTCTTATTTTCGGCCCATCCAAGAAGAAAGTAGCTCATCATGCCTTCTGTGATAGATCCATTCGGGGTCCGAGCAGCGCCCGGTCTTACGGACTCCCCCCCTTCCACGCCGCGATTGTGACTCGATGTTTGGTGTTTTGTTTTCATCTACTTTCGCTTGGACCCGATGTCGGGTGTTCTCCTTCTCTAGACGACGACCCGACACCGACACCGGAGATCAGAGTCCAATGCACTCATGCAAACACAGGCCGGTCGGCGTGGCGGCACCATGGCCCACGCGAGCATCTACTACCTAGGCGCTAGCATTAGCGCTCTAGCAGGTTGCTGGTAATTCTAGTTTTATATTTCTATCATTTTTGTTTGTAATATTGGCATTATTCTTCATAAATtacatatattattagaatttatACCTTCCTTTTAGTTACCATTACAAATGAAAAATACTTAATCTAAAGGGCCCATAGTATCAGGCTCGCCCTGTGGCCTTTGAAAACCGTGAGCCGGCCCTGCTTGCAATGAAGATGAACattataccaaagttgtagtacTTTTCACATTTGAAATTCCAATTTTTCGTACGACCTCGGATGGGTAATTgaccaaaagcaaagttgtagatctcaaaaagtTATAAACTATagataactttttcatttgaatctATTTACAATCCCAAATATTCATTTAATTTGGATCTAACACTAATAACCATATTTTTAATTTAAACACAGCGTaatcatttttttgtttttttttctggctCCCGCCATCTTTTCCAAGGCCTATAATATATTTGGATCCGTAACCTTCTCCCGCCATTgtttccctctttttttttatttggtaCCTTTTTCCCGCACACTTGTAATCTAATTATTGAGAAGTCTAACAATGGCCCCACCGTTCATAGAGACTAACTGGAGTGGACCGTGTGAAAACAGCCTGGGAACCGCCCCCTGATTTGTGGATCTCGTCAGTTATCCCAGCTGAAACAGGGTCCATTTTCTATTCTTTGCCATCGCACAAGCACTCCATAGTCCATACCTCTCCTCTTCCTGCCGCCTCAAGAGTCACCGTCGCTCGACCCAGATCCGgtccgctccgccgccgagaCTGCCCATCACGGTGAATCCGGTAGGCGGGAGGCGTGTCTGCCCACCCCTGAGTACTGCTGCTTGATCTCAGGCCCGACCCTGAGGGGGGCGGGAGGGGCGGCCGCCGTCACGGACATCTGACGCCCATACGCCGTCACGCCAAGATGTGGATCGGATTCAATGATTCAAGGCGCCTCCCTCAGGCTGTGAGATCGTGAATGCGTGCACAGATCAGGTGATCGCCATGTTTCCATCACCCGTCTCAGACCCTTCTTTTGCTAATCAGTTGATCAATTCAATCCTGACTATCCTACTATGTTATTTAGTTAATTTTTGTCACAACAGAACACATCAAGGAGACGAGGAGAGTAGATAAGGTCATCCATTTTAGCGAACTAATCTGCTGGTCAGGAATCAGACAATTAGGACCAGGTACTGATTGAGGTTTACTCTAGTGCCTATTCCACTAATTATGCAATTGTTTGTTCCTTTAATTTACAGCACACAAGCACGTTATCTAGAAAATATCCATCTGGCAGTGAGAAAAGGAAGAAATAAAATAACTAGGAGACGGGTCCAAATCACAGAGAAGCCattgataatttttctaggaGTAAGAATACCATTAGTCATGTATGATGAATCTACTTTATACTATTCATCTATGATTGAGGAGGTTATTTGATATTCATATACCTTAAGTGCTTatcaacatcatcatcatcatcatcattattatTAGTATTAAGAGAAGGGCCCCAACATCATCATTATCATTATTATACCTTGTGCTTGCAGAGGCAAAATCTTATGATGCAGAGAAAAATAGATGTTCTTAGCTCAAAGAAACAGGTAAGGAAGCTATTTTTTAGTGATGAATCATTGTAAGGTATTTTGGTTAAATATTCTTTTGGTTCCTCTGTAAAgaaggtggctgagcactcatATGAGGATGTTGGAGAATGAGGAAGCAAGATGATATATTAATTTATTCTTATTCACTATAGACGGAGCAAGATGATTACATGGAGAATGAGGATGTGCCAGCACATTACAGAGATAATTGTAGTAACGATAAGGTTTGCACACCAAACTTAACACATGGATGCAAAGCAATATATTCTGTTCATATTGCTAAATACCGTTATTGCCACTGCTTTCTGAGTTTTCTAATAGAATGGCAGTATACTGTTCTATGAACTTTATCAAATTGTACGAGCACATATTACAGGTTGTCTCAAAGGAAACATATGCAAATCCCTCAAATTTTGAAGCATCTCAGTACCAAGTAAATATCTTTCTAGCATTGATATTTTTGTTAGCTTATTTTCCACAACTAAGTTATCGATTTTGACTTGTTACCAGCTGAACAATATCTCAAAAAGTCCTAGTGCATCAGTACCTGCTAGTGTCTAAGACACATTGCTTACAACTTCATTTTATCCTTTTCTTAATTGTTCTTACAACTGGAGTCTAAGAATCCCCATATATACTTTTGTAGAAGAATCATCGTGGTACAGCAAGTTTGTCAACTGGCAATACAATGAAGGTATGATTATTCAATTTCTTAGACAGACTGTGATCTATTATGTGCTTATTTGTTGTATGCATATATTTGTGAACCAGGTTGGCACCAAAGTATACTTACAGAGATGGAAAAATCGAAACAAGACTGTTGCAATGGGTAAACTAGTGAGTTGTGATCCAAAACAGAAACTTGATGGTGTTCAGCTAGGCAAAGAATTTTGGATGGTTTCTGTTAGTTTTGTATTGGTAGAAGATGAACCATTGATACGACCATACAAAAACTACAAGGTTCTTAGAGATGTAGAAGGAGGAGCCCATGTTGCATGGCCTTCAACTTTTGTACGGTCTTTTCTATAACCCATTGAGATTTCAGTTCTCATGTGTGTCatattatttaatttaattttcatttGCAGATCGAGAAGATAGATATATGATCACAATAGAGGAATGCTTGACTGAGCTGAaggaaggagaaaggaggacagCTAGCATGCTAAGATGGATCTTTTATATGTTTCATATTTGCTCACATAGGAACATGTGCTCTGTACAAAAAAAATGTGTCATGAATTTAGATGGTACTTTGTAATGCGACAAATtatttataatatatatatatggctcagtgtgtttatttttatgttggatGGTATTGCATTTTTTATTAAATTGTTCAATATTATTTTTATTGTTGtctcaaaaaataaataattatataatattAATGAACGAATGGTTTAATCCTTACAATGCATATAAGTGTTGCAATAAACTAAATCTATACGTTACAACAAACCATAGAGGCTATTCACACATGGTCTGTACAAACACATATAAGTGTTGCCATGATCAAACATTATGCGTTGCAACTTTGCAACGGTTATTACTACATGTTACCAACACATAAATAAGTGTTGCAATAGATCCTTGCAACGCCACTTTAGGCAACGCATACAAGATGCGTTGGTATAAACCCTACCAACGTATATATGAACTTTTAGCAACGCATATTTGCATTCTAAAAGGGGGGTGTCAATTTGTAGTGGCACCACCGCTGGCCCAACCCGCGCTCACACAGCCCAGCTCGCCCCTCTCCTCCGCCTTAAGCCGCTGCCCAACCGGTCCTACCTGTCAGCCGCACATCGCCCCCTACTctgttcttcttccttcttgcgGACgcctgttggcgcctaccaacgtcaccaccggaAAAGCAGCAATGACACCCGCAGACACCAATTTTGGGGtagcagtatttcatgaaccacgaataaatacGCAAGCGTACGGAATACCgctatagcattttacccgggagtataccggggtgtcatttatatttccgcagggaagacggataatgaagagatatagactaattGATGAACTTTCTCTAGATTGGATACTCTCATggataaacaggggtaagatatataacatagTAGGAGGTAGTgcgacacacacacaaactaccctcttggatgaataaataaaagaaaagataaaagatgctctaggccgggagcaaggcagaagttagagcttgagtcaactgtgctaggcttgCTATATCTATaccatcttatggttagatcatcagagattaaactacacaatagggagaacgctatcgaagcaacaggaggagcccgtacacccttgcggctttatgtacctcctaccccccataacgaacatggaggattactcaggctcggacagggctgtcaccacctgccggctacctctacaaactgtgggtatagttgacatccaacaactcttagctaatctagacaccatgtctacactagtaagggatactctagtgtcccgcgtggAGCCTCCACCCCCCGGATGGACAggcatcacactagagcaatcatacgaatactggagcagttgatagagttctaaaaacaaaagactaaccatctccagcacagggcgatcatgtaatgcaagcattgaataataacacaatcatgacaagaagcatatacccgataactcagaatatactttaagcagatatcggtaaccatggTCTAATTCTactacaaacaaccgaatattacaagagagagctagatatgaacccataccagaactctcgagcagaTCCGGTGAcacgatgactcctagacttctcctaaactccactaagcctaaatactatgcaagaggtgaacaagagaggagaggtaagtggggtgtgtgtgtgtgtgtgtttgtgtgttctATTTTacacccccttgtatttatagcagggagccacggggtgagaccCTTGCAACCGACCTAGGGG
The nucleotide sequence above comes from Panicum virgatum strain AP13 chromosome 3K, P.virgatum_v5, whole genome shotgun sequence. Encoded proteins:
- the LOC120700871 gene encoding uncharacterized protein LOC120700871, which produces MAASGLGGRRTSAGRFFTFFTLNAVSCSYSSPLFISLRRWCRLVSDRRFRRRFRESHRLPRCWGFVCNLTDDDGGNEVARFVPTSSFRPPVADHRGWLALDARHGRVLLCREPGSDLVVWDPMTDERRELPALPLDDPWPYIWKAAVLCAAHGACDHLDCHHGPFLVVFIDVIAEQIIVYVYSSEAGAWSEPTNGPDFLEYFPNRARTALVGNALYFVLEETSGILKYDLAAGDSSFIEISGGYANFAVLMTMEDGELEFARVESSLFVWEMEEVDPEGDDGWLRVIELEMMLPDDALPMLSYFLGLVHGIGLFYVGTDDGLFTMDPKSNQVRKVCSDSKICSAVPYMSFYTPDFSQYGLVPV